A genomic window from Actinomycetes bacterium includes:
- the treS gene encoding maltose alpha-D-glucosyltransferase: MDNFADVPDSQRDPHWYKRAVFYEVLVRSFKDSNGDGTGDLAGLIDKLDYIQWLGVDCIWLPPFFKSPLRDGGYDVSDYADVLPEFGTIGDFVEFVDAAHARGIRVIVDFVMNHTSDQHPWFQSSRTDPDGPYGDFYVWADNDEAYSDARVIFVDTESSNWTFDPVRKQYFWHRFFSHQPDLNFENPRVQEAVIEALKFWLDLGIDGFRLDAVPYLFEEEGTNCENLPATHEFLKRVRKEVDALYPDRVMLCEANQWPGDVVEYFGNDGDECQMAFHFPVMPRLFMGVRRESRYPISEIMAQTPSIPNNCQWGIFLRNHDELTLEMVTDEERDYMWAEYAKDPRMKANIGIRRRLAPLLENDRNQLELFTALLLSLPGSPVLYYGDEIGMGDNIWLGDRDGVRTPMQWTPDRNAGFSTSNPGQLYLPAIMDPIYGHQVTNVEAQLASSTSLLH; this comes from the coding sequence ATCGACAACTTCGCCGACGTCCCCGACTCGCAGCGCGACCCGCACTGGTACAAGCGTGCGGTCTTCTACGAGGTCCTCGTCCGCTCCTTCAAGGACAGCAACGGGGACGGCACCGGCGACCTCGCCGGCCTGATCGACAAGCTCGACTACATCCAGTGGCTGGGTGTCGACTGCATCTGGTTGCCGCCGTTCTTCAAGTCTCCGCTGCGCGACGGCGGCTACGACGTGAGCGACTACGCAGACGTGCTGCCGGAGTTCGGCACCATCGGCGACTTCGTGGAGTTCGTCGACGCGGCGCACGCCCGCGGCATCCGGGTGATCGTCGACTTCGTCATGAACCACACGTCCGACCAGCACCCGTGGTTCCAGTCGTCGCGGACCGACCCGGACGGCCCCTACGGCGACTTCTACGTCTGGGCCGACAACGACGAGGCCTACTCGGACGCCCGGGTCATCTTCGTCGACACCGAGTCGTCGAACTGGACCTTCGACCCGGTCCGCAAGCAGTACTTCTGGCACCGGTTCTTCAGCCACCAGCCGGACCTGAACTTCGAGAACCCCCGCGTCCAGGAGGCGGTGATCGAGGCGCTGAAGTTCTGGCTGGACCTCGGCATCGACGGCTTCCGGCTCGACGCCGTGCCCTACCTCTTCGAGGAGGAGGGCACCAACTGCGAGAACCTCCCGGCTACCCACGAGTTCCTCAAGCGGGTGCGCAAGGAGGTGGACGCTCTCTACCCCGACCGCGTCATGCTGTGCGAGGCCAACCAGTGGCCGGGCGACGTCGTCGAGTACTTCGGCAACGACGGCGACGAGTGCCAGATGGCGTTCCACTTCCCGGTCATGCCCCGGCTGTTCATGGGCGTGCGACGGGAGTCGCGCTACCCGATCTCCGAGATCATGGCCCAGACGCCGAGCATCCCGAACAACTGCCAGTGGGGCATCTTCCTGCGCAACCACGACGAGCTGACCCTCGAGATGGTCACCGACGAGGAGCGGGACTACATGTGGGCGGAGTACGCCAAGGACCCCCGCATGAAGGCCAACATCGGCATCCGCCGGCGGCTGGCCCCGCTGCTCGAGAACGACCGCAACCAGCTGGAGCTCTTCACCGCGCTGCTGCTCTCGCTGCCCGGGTCGCCGGTCCTCTACTACGGCGACGAGATCGGGATGGGCGACAACATCTGGCTCGGCGACCGCGACGGGGTGCGCACGCCGATGCAGTGGACGCCGGACCGCAACGCCGGCTTCTCCACCAGCAACCCGGGCCAGCTGTACCTGCCCGCGATCATGGACCCCATCTACGGCCACCAGGTCACCAACGTCGAGGCCCAGCTCGCCAGCTCGACCTCTCTGCTGCACTG
- a CDS encoding class I SAM-dependent methyltransferase encodes MSVPTDEPTDGPTGGPTAADVERGPTAADVERAWGDPKLANVLYHDWEASSYDEKWSISYDERCIDYARGRFQAVAGTAGWPYGEALELGSGTGFFLLNLMQAGVAARGHVTDLSPGMVDAAVRNAESLGLDVDGRVADAESIPYDDHSMDLVVGHAVLHHVPDVELALREVLRVLRPGGRFVFAGEPTNLGDWYARRLGRLTWSATTWLTHLAPLRDRWARPREELAASSRAAALESVVDLHTFDPAELARTALRAGAVDVRTATEELTAAFLGWPVRTIEAAVNPERLGWGWAMFAYRSWQRLSAVDRGLSRVLPQQLFYNVLVTGTKAA; translated from the coding sequence ATGTCCGTGCCGACCGACGAGCCGACCGACGGGCCGACCGGCGGGCCGACCGCTGCTGACGTCGAGCGCGGGCCGACCGCTGCTGACGTCGAGCGCGCGTGGGGCGACCCCAAGCTGGCGAACGTGCTCTACCACGACTGGGAGGCGTCGTCCTACGACGAGAAGTGGTCGATCTCCTACGACGAACGCTGCATCGACTACGCCCGCGGCCGTTTCCAGGCTGTCGCCGGCACGGCCGGCTGGCCCTACGGCGAGGCGCTCGAGCTGGGCAGCGGCACCGGCTTCTTCCTGCTCAACCTGATGCAGGCCGGCGTCGCCGCGAGAGGTCACGTCACCGACCTCTCGCCCGGCATGGTTGACGCCGCGGTGCGCAACGCCGAGAGCCTGGGCCTCGACGTGGACGGCCGGGTCGCCGACGCCGAGTCGATCCCCTACGACGACCACTCGATGGACCTCGTCGTCGGGCACGCCGTGCTGCACCACGTCCCCGACGTCGAGCTCGCGCTCCGTGAGGTGCTGCGGGTGCTGCGGCCCGGTGGGCGGTTCGTCTTCGCGGGCGAGCCGACGAACCTCGGTGACTGGTACGCCCGCCGGCTCGGCCGGCTGACCTGGTCGGCGACGACTTGGCTGACGCACCTCGCGCCGCTGCGGGACCGCTGGGCCCGGCCGCGTGAGGAGCTCGCCGCGTCGTCGCGGGCCGCGGCTCTCGAGTCGGTGGTGGACCTGCACACGTTCGACCCGGCGGAGCTGGCCAGGACGGCGCTGCGCGCCGGCGCGGTCGACGTGCGGACCGCGACCGAGGAGCTCACCGCGGCGTTCCTCGGCTGGCCGGTGCGCACCATCGAGGCGGCGGTCAACCCCGAGCGGCTGGGCTGGGGCTGGGCGATGTTCGCCTACCGGTCGTGGCAGCGGCTGTCCGCGGTCGACCGCGGGCTGTCGCGGGTGCTGCCGCAACAGCTCTTCTACAACGTGCTCGTCACCGGGACCAAGGCGGCATGA
- the glgP gene encoding alpha-glucan family phosphorylase, with the protein MKAIRRFTVRTVLPPALEPLGELALNLRWSWHSPTKALFESLDPALWNQVGGDPVALLGELGPERLTGLADDPDVVRRVGEASTDLHHYLADDLWYQQRTAEDPAALPGAIAYFSPEFGITAVLPQYSGGLGILAGDHLKAASDLGVPIVGVGLLYRSGYFAQSLSREGWQQERYPVLDPIGLPISLLREPDGSPLNVRVGLPGGRTLTAAVWKAQVGRVPLLLLDSDVEDNAPAEREVTDRLYGGGSEHRLLQEMLLGIGGVRALRAFSRLTGSPAPEVFHTNEGHAGFLGVERIRELTEEAGLAFDEAVEAARSATLFTTHTPVPAGIDRFSRDLVAQHFGGDNACPGVPVDRVLALGAEDYDGGDRSVFNMAVMGFRLAQRANGVSELHGHVARDMFAKLWPGFDEPEVPIGYITNGVHAPTWVAPEVFELAPPETVASPTEPGAWEDVQAVPDNDIWRVRGILRARLVDDVRKRVRASWLQRGASEAELGWVDGVLDPEVLTIGFARRVPSYKRLTLMLRDPERLTALLRHPERPIQLVIAGKAHPADDGGKKLIQELVRFADQVGVRHRIVFLPNYDIAMAQALYPGCDVWLNNPLRPLEACGTSGMKAALNGCLNLSVLDGWWDEMYDGHNGWAIPTADGVTDPDHRDDLEAAALYDLLENTVGPLFYDRDAEGHPTRWIEMVRHTLRTLGPRVLATRMVRDYVLALYAPAAGSFRALDGTYAGAKELAAWKSKVRAAWSSVRVDHVESSGVADTPEVGSTLDVRAFVSLGDLGPGDVDVQVVYGRVDDTDRLADSTTLSLRHDEAYEGSRHRYVGEVKLDRPGPFGYTARIVPRHRLTTGPGELGLATLPAEAVGMDSGVLR; encoded by the coding sequence GTGAAGGCCATCCGTCGGTTCACCGTCCGCACCGTCCTGCCCCCGGCGCTGGAGCCCCTGGGTGAGCTGGCGCTCAACCTGCGCTGGTCCTGGCACTCGCCGACCAAGGCGCTCTTCGAGAGCCTCGACCCCGCGCTGTGGAACCAGGTCGGCGGCGACCCGGTCGCGCTGCTCGGCGAGCTCGGCCCGGAGCGGCTGACCGGCCTGGCCGACGACCCCGACGTCGTGCGCCGGGTGGGTGAGGCTTCGACCGACCTGCACCACTACCTGGCCGACGACCTCTGGTACCAGCAGCGCACCGCCGAGGACCCGGCCGCCCTGCCGGGGGCGATCGCCTACTTCTCGCCGGAGTTCGGCATCACCGCCGTCCTGCCGCAGTACAGCGGCGGCCTCGGCATCCTGGCCGGCGACCACCTCAAGGCGGCGAGCGACCTCGGGGTGCCGATCGTCGGCGTCGGCCTGCTCTACCGGTCCGGGTACTTCGCGCAGTCGCTGTCCCGGGAGGGCTGGCAGCAGGAGCGCTACCCGGTCCTCGACCCGATCGGCCTGCCGATCTCGCTGCTCCGCGAGCCCGACGGCAGCCCGCTCAACGTCCGCGTCGGCCTGCCCGGCGGCCGCACCCTGACCGCTGCGGTGTGGAAGGCGCAGGTCGGCCGGGTGCCCCTGCTGCTGCTCGACTCCGACGTCGAGGACAACGCTCCGGCCGAGCGCGAGGTCACCGACCGCCTCTACGGCGGCGGCAGCGAGCACCGCCTGCTGCAGGAGATGCTGCTGGGCATCGGCGGCGTGCGGGCGCTGCGTGCCTTCAGCCGACTGACCGGTTCGCCGGCTCCCGAGGTCTTCCACACCAACGAGGGCCACGCCGGGTTCCTCGGCGTCGAGCGCATCCGCGAGCTGACCGAGGAGGCCGGGCTCGCCTTCGACGAGGCGGTCGAGGCGGCCCGGTCCGCGACGCTGTTCACCACCCACACCCCGGTGCCCGCCGGCATCGACCGGTTCTCGCGTGACCTGGTGGCCCAGCACTTCGGCGGCGACAACGCCTGTCCGGGCGTGCCGGTGGACCGGGTGCTCGCCCTCGGCGCCGAGGACTACGACGGTGGCGACCGCAGCGTCTTCAACATGGCCGTCATGGGCTTCCGCCTGGCCCAGCGGGCCAACGGGGTCTCCGAGCTGCACGGCCACGTGGCGCGCGACATGTTCGCGAAGCTGTGGCCGGGCTTCGACGAGCCCGAGGTGCCGATCGGCTACATCACCAACGGCGTGCACGCGCCGACCTGGGTGGCGCCCGAGGTGTTCGAGCTGGCGCCGCCGGAGACGGTGGCCAGCCCTACCGAGCCCGGGGCGTGGGAGGACGTGCAGGCGGTCCCGGACAACGACATCTGGCGGGTCCGCGGCATCCTGCGGGCCCGGCTGGTCGACGACGTGCGCAAGCGGGTCCGGGCCTCCTGGCTGCAGCGCGGCGCGAGCGAGGCCGAGCTCGGCTGGGTCGACGGCGTGCTCGACCCCGAGGTGCTCACCATCGGCTTCGCCCGCCGGGTCCCGTCGTACAAGCGGCTGACCCTGATGCTGCGCGACCCGGAGCGGCTGACCGCCCTGCTGCGCCACCCCGAGCGGCCGATCCAGCTGGTCATCGCCGGCAAGGCCCACCCCGCCGACGACGGCGGCAAGAAGCTGATCCAGGAGCTGGTCCGCTTCGCCGACCAGGTCGGGGTGCGGCACCGCATCGTGTTCCTGCCCAACTACGACATCGCGATGGCCCAGGCGCTCTACCCGGGCTGCGACGTGTGGCTCAACAACCCCCTGCGGCCCCTCGAGGCCTGCGGCACATCGGGCATGAAGGCCGCGCTCAACGGCTGCCTGAACCTGTCGGTCCTCGACGGGTGGTGGGACGAGATGTATGACGGCCACAACGGCTGGGCCATCCCGACCGCCGACGGGGTGACCGACCCCGACCACCGCGACGACCTCGAAGCGGCCGCGCTCTACGACCTGCTCGAGAACACCGTCGGGCCGCTGTTCTACGACCGCGACGCCGAGGGCCACCCGACGCGCTGGATCGAGATGGTTCGCCACACGCTGCGCACGCTCGGCCCGCGGGTGCTGGCGACCCGCATGGTGCGCGACTACGTGCTGGCGCTCTACGCACCGGCCGCCGGGTCGTTCCGCGCGCTGGACGGCACCTACGCCGGCGCCAAGGAGCTCGCCGCCTGGAAGTCGAAGGTCCGCGCGGCCTGGTCCTCGGTGCGGGTCGACCACGTCGAGTCGTCCGGGGTCGCCGACACCCCGGAGGTCGGCAGCACGCTGGACGTCCGGGCGTTCGTCTCCCTCGGCGACCTCGGACCGGGCGACGTCGACGTGCAGGTGGTCTACGGCCGGGTCGACGACACCGACCGGCTGGCCGACTCGACGACGCTGTCGCTGCGCCACGACGAGGCCTACGAGGGCAGCCGCCACCGCTACGTCGGCGAGGTCAAGCTCGACCGGCCCGGCCCGTTCGGCTACACGGCGCGCATCGTGCCGCGGCACCGCCTGACGACCGGCCCAGGTGAGCTCGGCCTGGCGACCCTGCCGGCCGAGGCGGTCGGGATGGACAGCGGCGTCCTGCGCTAG
- the glgX gene encoding glycogen debranching protein GlgX, translating to MSHRAPTEWGLPGTGLVPALGAAPGPHGTHFAVWSRGDAVEVVLPDEDGHPAHPMERGRDGVWTTLLPWVRPGDRYGYRVHGPWDPVHGHRFDPGEVLVDPYARAIDGAWSVVVDGRFDWGDDRSPQVPWVDTVVYELHVRGFTRLHPAVPAELRGTYAGLAHPDSVGHLLDLGVTTLELLPVHESRTEPEIRRRGLTNYWGYSTLGFFAPHAGYAASGSRGEQVTEFRQMVRDLHAAGLEVVVDVVYNHTCEGGSDGLTLSWRGLDNEAYYRLRHDGSFEDVTGCGNSLDLRHPRCLAMAMDSLRYWVQEMHVDGFRFDLAPTLARGSTGFDAAGTFLAVVGQDPVVSRVKLVAEPWDVGPGGYQLGSFPAPWAEWNDRFRDTVRLAWLGGRGRARGGLRDLGYALSGSSDVFEAGGRGPLASVNFVTAHDGFTLRDLVSYDHKHNEANLEDGRDGHDGNHSWNCGVEGGTDDPAVLALRRRLSRDLLATLLLATGVPMLTAGDEVGRTQRGNNNAYCLDDETTWVSWAHEPWQRDLYSWTRALVALRREHPVLRHDAYFEGRSAHADGVKDLAWFSPEGEEMSAEHWFDHDRQVLGMYLAGRHDADAPLLVLLNTGTAEQQVRLPGGPWARRYDTLLDTADEQPVAGPSHDAGHIVVLAPRTARVLLAHR from the coding sequence GTGAGCCACCGCGCGCCGACCGAGTGGGGCCTCCCCGGCACCGGTCTGGTGCCTGCGCTGGGCGCCGCGCCGGGCCCTCACGGGACCCACTTCGCGGTTTGGTCCCGCGGCGACGCCGTCGAGGTGGTCCTGCCCGACGAGGACGGGCATCCGGCACACCCGATGGAGCGCGGCCGCGACGGGGTGTGGACCACCCTGCTGCCATGGGTGCGGCCCGGCGACCGCTACGGCTACCGAGTCCACGGCCCCTGGGATCCTGTGCATGGCCACCGGTTCGACCCCGGCGAGGTGCTCGTCGACCCGTACGCCAGGGCTATCGACGGCGCCTGGTCGGTGGTGGTCGACGGGCGCTTCGACTGGGGCGACGACCGGTCACCGCAGGTGCCGTGGGTCGACACCGTGGTCTACGAGCTGCACGTGCGCGGCTTCACCCGACTGCACCCGGCGGTCCCGGCAGAGCTCCGTGGGACGTACGCCGGGCTCGCCCACCCGGACTCGGTCGGCCACCTCCTCGACCTCGGTGTCACCACCCTCGAGCTGCTCCCGGTGCACGAGTCGCGCACCGAGCCGGAGATCCGGCGCCGCGGCCTGACGAACTACTGGGGCTACAGCACCCTCGGCTTCTTCGCGCCGCACGCGGGCTACGCGGCGAGCGGGTCGCGGGGCGAGCAGGTGACCGAGTTCCGGCAGATGGTGCGCGACCTGCACGCCGCCGGGCTCGAGGTCGTGGTCGACGTCGTCTACAACCACACCTGCGAGGGGGGCTCCGACGGACTGACGCTGAGCTGGCGGGGTCTGGACAACGAGGCGTACTACCGGCTGCGCCACGACGGCTCGTTCGAGGACGTGACCGGCTGCGGCAACTCGCTCGACCTGCGCCACCCCCGGTGCCTGGCCATGGCCATGGACTCGCTGCGCTACTGGGTGCAGGAGATGCACGTCGACGGCTTCCGCTTCGATCTCGCCCCCACGCTCGCCCGGGGCAGCACCGGCTTCGACGCTGCCGGGACGTTCCTGGCCGTCGTCGGGCAGGACCCGGTCGTGTCCCGGGTCAAGCTGGTGGCCGAGCCGTGGGACGTCGGGCCTGGCGGCTACCAGCTCGGGTCCTTCCCGGCACCGTGGGCCGAGTGGAACGACCGGTTCCGCGACACCGTGCGACTGGCCTGGCTCGGCGGGCGCGGTCGGGCTCGCGGCGGGCTTCGCGACCTCGGCTACGCGCTGTCCGGGTCGTCCGACGTCTTCGAGGCCGGTGGACGTGGCCCGTTGGCCTCGGTCAACTTCGTCACCGCGCACGACGGTTTCACCCTGCGAGACCTCGTGTCGTACGACCACAAGCACAACGAGGCCAATCTCGAGGACGGGCGCGACGGCCACGACGGCAACCACAGCTGGAACTGCGGGGTGGAGGGCGGGACCGACGACCCGGCCGTGCTGGCACTGCGACGGCGGCTGTCGCGCGACCTGTTGGCGACCCTGCTGCTCGCGACCGGGGTGCCGATGCTCACCGCCGGCGACGAGGTCGGGCGCACCCAGCGCGGCAACAACAACGCCTACTGCCTCGACGACGAGACCACCTGGGTGTCCTGGGCGCACGAGCCGTGGCAGCGCGACCTCTACTCGTGGACCCGCGCGCTGGTGGCGCTGCGCCGCGAGCACCCGGTGCTGCGGCACGACGCCTACTTCGAGGGCCGGTCGGCCCACGCCGACGGGGTCAAGGACCTCGCGTGGTTCTCACCGGAGGGCGAGGAGATGTCGGCCGAGCACTGGTTCGACCACGACCGGCAGGTGCTCGGCATGTACCTCGCCGGCCGGCACGACGCGGACGCCCCGCTGCTGGTGCTGCTCAACACCGGGACGGCCGAGCAGCAAGTGCGGCTGCCCGGCGGCCCGTGGGCCCGGCGCTACGACACGCTGCTGGACACCGCGGACGAGCAGCCGGTGGCCGGGCCGTCGCACGACGCCGGCCACATCGTCGTGCTGGCGCCCCGGACGGCCCGGGTGCTGCTCGCCCACCGCTGA
- a CDS encoding enoyl-CoA hydratase-related protein: MTSSPGELVRLEVQDGIGTIRIDRPPMNALDVQVQEEIRAVAAAASADREVHAVVLYGGEKVFAAGADVKEMTTMSYADMVERSGALQSSFTAVARIPKPVVAAVTGYALGGGCELALCADFRICGENAKLGQPEILLGVIPGAGGTQRLPRLVGPSRAKDIIFSGRFVAADEALRIGLVDRVVPADEVYAAAREMAARFVGGPALALRAAKEAVDRGLESDLDTGLEVERLQFAGLFATEDRRTGMESFVADGPGKAVFQGR; encoded by the coding sequence ATGACGTCATCACCGGGAGAGCTGGTCCGTCTCGAGGTCCAGGACGGGATCGGCACGATCCGTATCGACCGGCCGCCGATGAACGCGCTCGACGTGCAGGTGCAGGAGGAGATCAGGGCCGTGGCGGCCGCCGCGTCGGCGGACCGCGAGGTCCACGCGGTCGTCCTCTACGGCGGCGAGAAGGTCTTCGCGGCCGGCGCCGACGTCAAGGAGATGACGACCATGTCCTACGCCGACATGGTCGAGCGGTCGGGTGCGCTGCAGTCGTCCTTCACGGCCGTCGCGCGCATCCCCAAGCCGGTGGTGGCCGCGGTGACCGGCTACGCGCTCGGTGGGGGCTGCGAGCTCGCCCTCTGCGCGGACTTCCGGATCTGCGGCGAGAACGCCAAGTTGGGCCAGCCGGAGATCCTGCTGGGCGTGATCCCCGGCGCCGGCGGCACCCAGCGGCTGCCGCGGCTGGTCGGACCGTCGCGGGCCAAGGACATCATCTTCTCGGGGCGGTTCGTGGCGGCGGACGAGGCGCTGCGGATCGGGCTGGTCGACCGGGTGGTGCCCGCCGACGAGGTCTACGCCGCCGCCCGGGAGATGGCGGCGCGCTTCGTCGGGGGACCGGCACTGGCGCTGCGCGCGGCGAAGGAGGCGGTCGACCGCGGCCTGGAGTCCGACCTGGACACCGGCCTCGAGGTGGAGCGCCTGCAGTTCGCCGGGCTCTTCGCGACCGAGGACCGGCGCACCGGGATGGAGTCGTTCGTGGCCGACGGCCCGGGCAAGGCCGTCTTCCAGGGTCGCTGA
- a CDS encoding alpha-1,4-glucan--maltose-1-phosphate maltosyltransferase, which yields MIGRIPILDVQPAEGCGRWPAKAVVGETFTVSATVFREGHDMVSADVVLRDPKGRKGPFTRMRPGAPGTDRWHAEVTPTGPGSWSFTVEAWSDPLGTWRHDATIKIDAGVDVELMLEEGARVMERAAAAPRPASGGRALLDAATALRDTSRPVPARLAAASAPEVEETLAAQPLREHVSASDRMPLWVDRERALYGSWYELFPRSEGAHVDPATGALVSGTFRTAMERLPAVRDMGFDIVYLPPVHPIGRTNRKGPNNTLSPGPHDVGSPWAIGAAEGGHDAVHPDLGTVDDFDAFVARAGELGLEVALDLALQAAPDHPWVTSHPEWFTVLADGTIAYAENPPKKYQDIYPVNFDRDPEGIYAEVLRVVRHWMDHGVRIFRVDNPHTKPVSFWAWLISEVRRSDPDVIFLAEAFSRPAMMQTLARVGFHQSYTYFTWRNEKWELEEYLTELTQRTGHFLRPNFFVNTPDILHAYLQYGGPPAFKVRAVLAATLSPTYGVYAGYELYEHVALRPGSEEYLDTEKFQLRPRDWAAAEAEGRTLAPYLTRLNQVRRAHPALQRLRNLSFHHADSDQIVCYSKTEHVGDGEDTLIVVVNLDPHGARETTVRLDMPALGLEWDDTMAVHDELTGDTYVWGNENYVRLDPFVEPAHVFTVRSRRSGGEAADR from the coding sequence ATGATCGGTCGCATCCCCATCCTGGACGTGCAGCCTGCCGAAGGCTGCGGTCGCTGGCCCGCCAAGGCGGTCGTCGGCGAGACCTTCACGGTCAGCGCCACCGTTTTCCGCGAGGGCCACGACATGGTCTCGGCGGACGTGGTGCTGCGCGACCCGAAGGGACGCAAGGGACCTTTCACCAGGATGCGTCCGGGCGCCCCGGGGACCGACCGCTGGCACGCGGAGGTCACTCCGACCGGCCCCGGCAGCTGGTCGTTCACGGTGGAGGCCTGGAGCGACCCGCTCGGCACCTGGCGTCACGACGCCACGATCAAGATCGACGCAGGGGTCGACGTCGAGCTGATGCTCGAGGAAGGCGCCCGGGTGATGGAGCGGGCCGCGGCCGCGCCGCGTCCGGCATCCGGAGGGCGGGCGCTGCTGGACGCCGCGACGGCCCTCCGCGACACGTCCCGGCCGGTGCCGGCCCGGCTCGCGGCCGCCTCCGCGCCGGAGGTCGAGGAGACCCTCGCCGCCCAGCCGCTGCGCGAGCACGTCTCGGCGAGCGACCGGATGCCGCTGTGGGTCGACCGGGAGCGTGCGCTCTACGGCTCCTGGTACGAGCTCTTCCCCCGCTCGGAGGGCGCGCACGTCGACCCGGCCACCGGGGCGCTGGTGAGCGGGACCTTCCGCACCGCGATGGAGCGGCTGCCCGCCGTCCGGGACATGGGCTTCGACATCGTCTACCTGCCGCCGGTACACCCGATAGGCCGCACCAACCGCAAGGGCCCCAACAACACGCTCTCTCCGGGCCCGCACGACGTCGGGTCGCCGTGGGCCATCGGCGCCGCCGAGGGCGGGCACGACGCGGTCCACCCCGACCTGGGCACGGTCGACGACTTCGACGCCTTCGTGGCCCGGGCCGGGGAGCTCGGCCTCGAGGTCGCCCTGGACCTGGCGCTGCAGGCCGCCCCCGACCACCCCTGGGTGACCAGCCACCCCGAGTGGTTCACCGTGCTCGCCGACGGCACGATCGCCTACGCCGAGAACCCGCCCAAGAAGTACCAGGACATCTACCCGGTCAACTTCGACCGCGACCCCGAAGGCATCTACGCCGAGGTCCTGCGGGTGGTGCGGCACTGGATGGACCACGGCGTGCGGATCTTCCGGGTCGACAACCCGCACACCAAGCCGGTGAGCTTCTGGGCCTGGCTGATCAGCGAGGTCCGCCGGTCCGACCCCGACGTGATCTTCCTCGCCGAGGCGTTCAGCCGGCCGGCGATGATGCAGACCCTGGCCCGGGTGGGCTTCCACCAGTCCTACACGTACTTCACCTGGCGCAACGAGAAGTGGGAGCTGGAGGAGTACCTCACGGAGCTGACCCAGCGCACCGGCCACTTCCTGCGGCCCAACTTCTTCGTCAACACCCCGGACATCCTGCACGCCTACCTGCAGTACGGCGGGCCGCCCGCCTTCAAGGTCAGGGCCGTCCTGGCGGCGACCCTCTCGCCCACCTACGGCGTCTACGCCGGCTACGAGCTCTACGAGCACGTCGCACTCCGGCCGGGCAGCGAGGAGTACCTCGACACCGAGAAGTTCCAGCTCCGTCCGCGCGACTGGGCCGCCGCGGAGGCCGAGGGGCGCACCCTGGCGCCGTACCTCACCCGTCTCAACCAGGTGCGCCGCGCGCACCCGGCGCTGCAGCGACTGCGCAACCTGAGCTTCCACCACGCCGACAGCGACCAGATCGTCTGCTACAGCAAGACCGAGCACGTCGGTGACGGCGAGGACACGCTCATCGTCGTCGTGAACCTCGATCCGCACGGGGCCCGCGAGACAACGGTCCGGCTCGACATGCCGGCCCTGGGACTGGAGTGGGACGACACCATGGCCGTGCACGACGAGCTGACCGGCGACACCTACGTGTGGGGCAACGAGAACTACGTGCGCCTCGACCCGTTCGTCGAGCCTGCCCACGTCTTCACCGTGCGGAGCCGGCGCTCCGGCGGGGAGGCGGCGGACCGGTGA
- a CDS encoding acyltransferase, translating into MSRRRQDPRQVPLRRFLSPRSLRWAWRHRAFTPYHLVRYWRFLRLRLLHPQVVTEGMVYLGKGVELSARKGYGRIVLGRWVHLGDGNRLRAHEGTLRIGDKTVLGRENTLNCYLDLHVGAQCIVADWVYVCDFDHRFDQLELPIKDQGIAKTPVRIGDDVWLGVKSSVLRGADVGEGTVVAAHAVVRGTVPAYSVVAGVPGRVVRDRRAAYETAAAERAALADMARKARAVTAAGRAR; encoded by the coding sequence ATGAGCCGTCGGCGTCAGGACCCGCGGCAGGTGCCCCTGCGCCGGTTCCTGTCGCCGCGCAGCCTGCGCTGGGCGTGGCGGCACCGCGCCTTCACGCCGTACCACCTGGTGCGCTACTGGCGCTTCCTCCGGCTGCGGCTCCTGCACCCGCAGGTGGTGACCGAGGGGATGGTCTACCTGGGCAAGGGCGTCGAGCTGTCCGCGCGCAAGGGCTACGGTCGCATTGTGCTGGGACGCTGGGTGCACCTCGGGGACGGCAACCGGCTGCGGGCCCACGAGGGCACCCTGCGCATCGGCGACAAGACGGTGCTCGGCCGGGAGAACACCCTCAACTGCTACCTGGACCTGCACGTCGGGGCCCAGTGCATCGTCGCGGACTGGGTCTACGTGTGCGACTTCGACCACCGCTTCGACCAGCTCGAGCTGCCGATCAAGGACCAGGGGATCGCCAAGACCCCGGTGCGCATCGGCGACGACGTGTGGCTGGGGGTGAAGTCCTCGGTGCTGCGCGGGGCAGACGTCGGGGAGGGGACCGTGGTCGCGGCGCACGCCGTGGTGCGCGGCACGGTGCCGGCCTACAGCGTCGTCGCAGGGGTGCCGGGCCGGGTGGTGCGCGACCGGCGGGCGGCCTACGAGACGGCGGCGGCGGAGCGCGCCGCGCTGGCCGACATGGCCCGCAAGGCGCGCGCGGTCACTGCTGCTGGACGGGCTCGCTGA